ACATCAGAGTTACTAATACAGTCAGGATATACAAGGCATATGAAAACGAAATTGATTGAGATTGGAAAAGATCTTGAATGTGAATCGCGTGATCTTGGACTAAATAAAACACGCAAGCATTCTAGTTGTGATGGATTTATATTGATGAGTGAGCCAGATGATTTCTACTTTGGGAAACTACGAGTCATAAATCCCGCCACAAAGTTCTGCATCACTATCCCTGGATGCCCTTCGCATTGTGAACATGGAACATGTAGTGCAGCCCTTGTATTTGACTCTTTGACAGAGCAGTATAAAGTAGTGCACATTGTTAAGTACTGTTTTGGTTTCGAAATATTCAATCTTAGCAATGCTGATGAAAATTGGAAATGGGAACGAGTTGATTCTGCTCTGTGGGAAGGTTTAAATAATCAGCCATTCGATGTTAATTTTTGCTGGAAGAATCTAGTATCGATTAACGGAAGGATTCTGCATTGGTATGTTAATTCGAGTGAGTATTTCGTTTCAATGGATGTAAAACAGGGGAAATTCAGTATTACCTATCTTCCAGAACGCGATGAAGTGGTTAATAAAACTAACAATTACGCGTTGATCCAATTGGATGGATTTCTCTCTTTTATCACCTGTGATGCCGAGGCAACAATGGATGTTTGGATTTTGGAAGATTTTCACGGGCAAGTTTGGTCCAAGAAACACACGATCATGGCAGAATTGACACATTATGTATGTCCATCTAAATCAACGCGACCAAATGAGAGATCAATGCCAGAAATCGGGAAACTTATTGCTGTTGGTGGCGCGAGGAACGGTGAAGTGTTGATTCTTAAACACCAGAAGAACTCAAAGGAATACTTATATGACACAAAGACTAGGGTGATGAAGATGTTCAACATTTATAATATGAGGAACTCAGAATCTTTCGTAACGCACAAGGAAAGCCTCTTTTCGATTAAGAGGATCTCCTAGTATTTGGAGATCAATGAGCTTAAAAGGAATGACATGGATAATCGATTATAGTTTGCTTGGGATTAAAGCATAGTTGTTATTtatatctttatatattttttagtgttTGCAGTTGGTACCTTTGTTTACACTTATGCATATTACATTTGAGTAACTTTGATTTGCTGTTTTAGATTTTCTCCTTTACACCTTGTTTGGATGGTttttgaatgttcatttttATCGTTATTTAAATGTTAGATGTTATCGACCAATTTGATGTAATTGTGTCAttactttaatattttcttttcttcaatccTTCTGTTTTATATTATCTTGCATCTAcctagagccgtcaatatgagCTAGACCTGTTGGGCCGGCCTAGCCTAACTCAAAATTTTATAGGGCTGAACTAAGATTTTTGAagcccatttaagaaaatgattttttagcTCGGTCTGAATAAGCGTGCTGATTTGTgggatttgaaaaatattggtAGGACCCGTGGCCCagtaaaagttaattaaaaatataatatagtattaaaattttaaattaaagagaatccaaactcaaaataattatgttaatatttccATTTAGATATTTCTACTTTTACTTAaagaaacataataattattataaagataattttatatatggttttgattaacaagtagtaacattaacatcacgtaatattgttttgtcgatatttataataatatttttaaattataacttataatttaatttaataattgtaaaaaaaataacattttaaaaagtgCGCTGACCCGCCAAGCCTGTAGCCCACATACTTGTGGGTTGGACATGTCGTTTTCTTACCCACATAAAAAAATGGGCTAGCTCGACCTGACCCGTAAAGTGTCTGTATGAGTTAGCTcggatggggtgggctagcccatattaaTGGCTCTACAGTTCTACCCTATTTTTCTCGTTGATTTATCATTCAAATTGTTTTTATCTTATCtaaattatattcataaaaataaatataatatgatacaatataatataatacaatacgatatattattaaaatattcttaataacCATCCAAACAAAAGTGGGAgcaaagacaaaagaaaaaaagaagagaagagattAGATAATTTCTTTCTATCTATCCTAATTTTGGTGAAGAGAGAATATCTTATATCCTATTATACTTATAACACAACATCAAATGTGATAAAGTTATACGATatttattttcctcaaaataatAGAATCTCAAGTGTGCATATCACAAATTAACACAAACAccataattatataaaagaaatatactaattctataaataataatttttaagaagAATTGGTATTGTCTTGTCTAgactaattatatataattaaaataataaggtGGAAAAGTTATCGCCGGCTCCATCAATTTATCattgaaatatatgaaataataactATTTTCGCTGTTCACTTCTATTAGTGAcattttattgttatattatataattttaataatgtaAATCTTATGCCTAAATcaaataacaatatttaaataaaatatccatataatgttttacttaattagtAACTACACCCTATGATGTTATTCACTTCTCTCTTTCCCCAATTCCTCCTTTTATCTCTCTCCTAAAGAGTTCAAATATTGGCACAACATACTTGGTAAGCTTCAAAACTACTTCTCTCTTTTTAATTTGATGTTCAAGCATGGTGAAAAAGCTTTTTAAGCTTTTATTTATGAGTcaaaattacataattcattggggaaaatatgaaatgacatttttacttatttattaggGGTGTTTTATTTCTAGAGTAAggtgatttttgaaatttgaaaaattatcaaaatattattctcactttcattttaaattactcaaaaataattaaaattactcCTCCAATTTGTAAGCATCATCAAATAcaattgtaattttaaaaaatcaatttttttactttgataaatataattctCTTCTAAATATTCACAATTTTCATGGCCTAACCCCTTAATAAGCTTGAAGAGTCTGTCAAACAATCATTAGACCATGAACACAATGATCGAAATTGAGAAGGATCCTCTATAGTACCATGACCCGAAGGTCATAAGTATTCTATTATTGTCATTTATTTCTAGTGTTTGATAAgtaaacaaaagaaattatacGTAGAGCATTATATGGGTGGCATGGAGTAGCGATATAGGTTGCCGGtgtagggctttggagaatttgaAGGAGTAGCATAAACAAGGAGCTTGAAATGCTACTTATGAAACATGTATTCCTAATTAATCCGTTAGAgtgattattttctttatttttaacgaaattgttttcaaaagaaaatattatgattctatataataatttgGAGATTGCTTATACGTCGTATTATAGTTTATTTCTACAGGTTCTTGGTGATTATTGGTATATGATGTCTCCTAATGAAAGAAAGTGTTGTCGAAGTTTATTCCCAGACGTACTTAGTAACCTTTCAGATAACGTAAATGATGTCATTTTGATATGTTTTCCTTGTAAAGATTCTGCAAGAACAAGTATCTTATCGAAGAAATGGAGGTATAACTGGTGTAGGCGTACAGAGTTGAATCTCGATAGATCTCATTGGAtaacaaaaaatgatttgctataccCTACagttaatttaaaaagattatttcCCAGTTGTTGACTATTCATGAGGGACCCATTACTAAGTTTACCCTCGACATCATTGATTTGGAAAATTCTCGTGAGATTGACAACTTCATATATTTTCTCTCTAGAAATGGCAGTCAACATCTTGTTCTTCACCTTTCATATGAAATACAATACAAATTACCTTCTTCCGTTTTCACATGTTCACAGTTGAGACATCTAAGTCTTCATAATTGCTCAATACATCATTCTTCGGCATTTAAAGGATTTAATAGGTTAATTAGCCTGGAATTATGTTACGTCATAATTTCTTCTGAATTATTGGAAAGTTTAATATATCATTGCCCGTTGCTTGACCAATTCGTGCTGGTTATCTTAGAAAACTTAAATACAATCGAAATTAATGTCCCAACATTGAGAACACTCGATTTCACGGGTTATACAAGTTCTATATCCCTAAAGAATGCCCCTCGTCTAGTAAAACTATCTCTTGAAGGTCTCAATATGGAGGTAGAAGATCTAGAATTCGCAAAAAAATTTGAGTCTTGTTCTGCTCTTGAGCACCTCCGCTATGACTTCTCTGATTTCGAGGTAAATGTTGCTCCATGACTTCATTATTATTCACTTCAGAGGATTGAATTTCTTTTATGGCGACTTAATCTTGATTTTTGGTAATCTTTTTTGTAGTTCTATGCTGAAGAAGGACATGAATTACCAACAAGACTTCCTTTTCATCTTAACACTATCAAGCGATTTAATCTGCCTCATATTATGTTGATTGAATCATATAAGCTTTCATACACCTTTTGCTTGATAAAAAGCTTTCCATACTTAGAGTATCTCAAAATTCAGGTTCTTAGTATTTTGActcttttcataattttttaaccCTCAATAATATGTGAGTTGACTTCTTCTTATCTTTCTTAGTTGTATTCTGAAGATGAAGAGGATGATCGTATCTTGGAATGTCTTGAACTTCAACGTTTTTCAGACGTGACATTTAATCACCTAAGGGAAGTTGAGTTGAAATGCTTTGGAGGAACAACACCTGAGATGCAACTTATCAAGCTTCTACTATCCAAGCCTCCCGTGTTGGTGAGAATGCTAATTGACCGATGGTTTCTCGATAATGGATCTCTTGACACAAGACTAAAAATATCAAACGAAGTATCAAATTTTTTGTGGGCATCACCGAAAGCAGAAGTAGTCTACATAGATCTGTCTGAAACATGAGTATTGCTAGATAGATGTTTTGATTAGTTTGCTTTGTAACATGTCTAGGGTTTCCCCAAAGTGGAATTGACCAGTGGTGCTTGATCGAAGTTCTAGTAGGTAGTCATTTCTTTATCATAGAATTGCACGTGATACTTCCACCTCATACGACTCCAGAAATGGGGCTAAAATCCCCAATTGACAACTTACATGTTTAAGGATTTTTACATTTACTTCTTACACATGAAAGAGTTATGAAATGTGACTTAATACGCACTTTGTTGGTTTATTTCAATTATCAATTATAAACCCAACAAaagttggggtcgatcccacaagaAGTACGCGCATGTAAAGATGTCAAGAGTGTGAGAATTAATAACTTTCCTAAGCTTATATTCAAATAAAAGGGTGATTgagtaattaaaaataaagttagatTGTTTTCTAACATATGATTTAATCAACAACAAGAGTGCAGTaacaatattttgttttttaattaagaGAGCGACCGGGGTTGTAGCCTCAATGTGACAGAACTGCTTCATGAACACAAGTATCTTGCTCAAATGCATAGGACTAATGACAGCGCTCCAATTGATAATTACTTACAAGAATTTTCCAACTCCAGCAAGCTAGTCCCAAAGGTTCTCCCAAACTCAAAGGAAAATATTAAGACCCAATTGATAGACCCAAGTAGAAATCTCCCTATTCCTAGTTCAACTTCGTTAATCAACACAATTAATTCCTTAATATACTTCATTCTTTGCTACTTGTTAAAAACTTAATCCAATTTTCACCATTCCGAGCAAGAAATGAATATATAGGGCTAAATCTAGTGTTTGCAACCTCACAAATAAGAATGTAAACAAGTAGATAATCACAACCCAAATAATAATAAGCAAGATAACCTAGTATTTAATCACATAAAAGTCATAAGAGTCTAAAACCCCGACTAATATGTTGAGCTACTCATACTAGAAGAAGAAAATgcaatatgaaatataaaataataaacatatttcaagattaaACAAATAAGAAGATTCAAACTCTATGGTGAAAATCCCTTAATCCTTGCAATGTTAACTAGAGATACTCCTCCTAGACTACtcaaataaacaagaaaaatgacataattcatatttgtataactCTCAAAATATAGACAAAGATGCCCTTTTGCTGCATTTGCGGAGTGAAATCATGGAGACATTCCAATTTTCATCTCCCCATTTTCATTTTGTGGAGTGGGACAAACTTGTTCCTTTTTCAGACAAAGCCAAATTCAAGTTCTTCTACCCTCATAAATGGCTCCACGAAAGTTAAACTTGGGCACAATTTTTGTGACTTCTCAAGctttacttttcttcttcttttgcacTAACATCCATGTTTTTTTCATCATTCTTGATCAAATACTTGTTTGCTTAACTTTTTTTTAGCTCCAAGTCCCGAAATCCACCAATTTAAGTTAGTTTAGGTTATTAAATTATACTCAAAGACACTTAAGACTCAAGAAAAAAGGCAATTCATATGTTGGTAATTTGTTAACTTACGTATTATACAAGGCTTATGACATTGAGGAAAGAAAAAGTAAAGACTCTCACATCAAGTTTCTCCAGCAGTTCCTCTTTAGAAGATAGGGGATGCTGAAGCAGCTATTTGCCAACCTAAAAAAGTCTTTCTTTGTATTCCTACTCAGACATAGAAGCACGTGTCGGGGAAACCATTTCGTTTTTCGCCGCAGACAAAGAACAAGAAGAGCACCACAATTTTGAAACCAGGTTTAAgtctaaaaaaacaaaagaaaccaGAGACCAAAGGGAAAAATAGAAGTGTAGAAAGACCTGAAAGGTAAGGCCAGATAGTAGTTTACAAAGAACAAGTAAGacagaaagagagaaaggaagGGGTTATATGAAAAATAGAGTGCATACACTTAGGAAGTGCACATCTGTCAAATAGTCCTACTCACTCATTGACATATATGTGTTGGTTGTTCTCTTACTTGTTCTTTAGAAAATAGTATCTAACGTTACCTTTTAGGCCTTTCTACACTTCCATTTTTTCCTTTACTCTCTGGTGATATCTTTTGGGTTTTTGAGACTTAAAACCTTGTTCAAAATTGTAGTGTTCTTATCGTTCTTTGTGTGCTGTGAAATAAGACAATGGTTTCCTTGGATCGTGATTCTGTTTTGAGGAGGAATTCAACgaaagacttcttgaagttGGGAAGGAGATTCTTGAACAACCCCCCATTTTTTACACGAGGAGCTTCTAAGAAACATGATGTGAGagccttttctttttctttgctCAATGTCATAAGCATCATATAAGTGGTAAGTTGACAAATTACCAACATATGAATTAGtcttttattgaatttaagtgTCTTTAGTATAATTTACTAATATGTACTAACTTAATTTGGTGAATTTTAGGACTTGGATCTAAAGAAGTCAAGCAATCAAGTATTTGATCAAGAATGATGAAAAAAGATGAAAGTTGGAGgaaaagacttcttgaagttGGATATCATCATAACAATAGTGTATGCGAGATGTAGTGGAGTAAGGAGATATATGGGAATATCTCTTTGAAGATATATATTCACTTTGGAGGACATATCTAATGAACCCTTCAATGACAAATAAAGAGGATAAGCTAAGCCTGAAGAGGCTCTTATAAAACAATATCATCAACTAGAAAGAGGATTACTAGAAACAAAAGTATGGGATGCAATGGCTCAAAGAAGGAAATGGAAATATGAAGTTTATTTCTTTGTATCCTAAAGGCATGAGGAAACCGATGATTGACGAAATTTAGCGGGGGATACGATATGTATCACTCAAAACAAAGGAGATGAAGCAGTTAATGTTAGGGAACAATTCAAAGAGGGTCAATGAAATGAGGATAAGCAATGCTCGAAAGAAGTATATCTACAATATAGAGTATCAAAATGAAAAGAGCGCCTACATAGGAAGAAGTTAAGGAACTAGTGTTCAGCTTGAATAAAGAGCACATATGTGGGCCTAATGGATTGTCAGAAGAATTTTTTCAAACATGTTGAGAGGTCATAACGAAAGATATATGGCTGATGGTGATGGCTACTTTTTGTGGTGGTGAAATACTGATATATTTCTCATACAAATGTAGTTCTAATTCCGAAGAAGGTCAGTAAATTTTAAGATTTACGACCTATAAACTTGAGATCTTTTGCTAATAAGATTTGTCAAAGGtaatgcataaaataataattcggGTTCTACATGATATTATCTCTAAGAATCAGTTGGGTTTTATGAAAGGAAGAAGTATTGCtgaaaatgttttatgaagGCAAGAGATATTTAGAAACCTAAACAAGAGGAATGCATACCATAATGTTGTGGTGAAGTTGGATAGGGCTAAAGTGTATGATAGGGTGTTTGGGATATTCTGATTCAATTTATGAGTGTATGATAGGTGTCAGGGATATTTTTTATTCCATTTATGAGAAGATTTGGGTTTGATGAGAAGACTATATTTATGGTGTGGAGATTAATATCTAATTACTGGTACTCCGTGTTAATTAATGGTCATTCTTTTTGTTTGGGAGGCCTAAATGGAGTAGAAAGATTAATCATTTGTATTATAAGGATGATACAATCCTTTTTTGTTCATGGCATAAGAggtcaatgaaaaaaataataaagattttTCGGAGATATGAATATGTATCAGGGCAACTCATAAACCTTAACAAAAGCTATGTAtatttgcatgaaaatgttcTTTATTTTGTACCGGAGTCTTCGAGGTGTCTTTCCTTTTACATATCTTGGATGCCCAATTTTTATGGGAGGGAAAAGAAGTCATATTTTGAAAAGCTAATAAAGAATGTTGCCAAAAGAGTGATGGGATGGCAAAATAACTTTTGACTTATGGGGAAGCTATTTTTTAATAGCTCATGTTTTACAATCAATGCCTATTTATCTTATGTATGCTATGAATCCTCCTAAGggaataataaatcaaattcatAAGATAATGGCAAAAAGTTTTTGGGGTCATATAGAAGTAAAATGGATACACTAGATTGCCTGGGAAACACTGTGCTTACCAAAATTAGAGGGAGGAGTGGGTTTTAGATCGATGCATGATGTATCAGATGCTCAATTTGCTAATTATGATGGATATTTAGAACATCCACTAATTCTTTGTGGAGTGAATTTATGTGGAACAAACAATATTGTAAAAAAATGGCATCCTATTATGGCACAAAGACATGGGGCATCTCATGCATGGAGAAAGATGATTGGACAACAAGGGTTTTGGTACTATGTGGAAGAAAATAGGGGGGGGGGGCAGGAGctagaaaagaaaaatcttaTTATAGAGGATCAATGGTATAAGAGGAAACTCTTACAGTATATATTCGGAAGAAACGACTGATCACATTGTGAGTTTTATCTCTCCTGTAATAAATATAGGGATCAGGATAAATCTTGGTAGATAGGCTACTCAAAGGGTTCTTTTTCAGTTAAATCAGCCTAAGATTTaatgagaaataaaaaggagAAGGGGGAACTATATGATATGATTTGGATGAAAAGCTTTCCTTTTAAGATTAAATTCTTTTTATGGAGGGCGTGGAAAGGGAGGATTTCCACATATGACAGTTTAAGGAGTGTGAGAATTAATATTGTCTCCTGATGTTTGTGTagagagtagcagaaga
The nucleotide sequence above comes from Solanum pennellii chromosome 9, SPENNV200. Encoded proteins:
- the LOC107029937 gene encoding F-box protein At1g30790-like, with protein sequence MGDEIDDIEFVRQMLSLQVNKYEENRNRGMKQKQVVDKSHNIIPLSDFEEKIIFNILVKIPPRYIHKNVMAVCKTWKEIFSRTCFIEQNFKESTSELLIQSGYTRHMKTKLIEIGKDLECESRDLGLNKTRKHSSCDGFILMSEPDDFYFGKLRVINPATKFCITIPGCPSHCEHGTCSAALVFDSLTEQYKVVHIVKYCFGFEIFNLSNADENWKWERVDSALWEGLNNQPFDVNFCWKNLVSINGRILHWYVNSSEYFVSMDVKQGKFSITYLPERDEVVNKTNNYALIQLDGFLSFITCDAEATMDVWILEDFHGQVWSKKHTIMAELTHYVCPSKSTRPNERSMPEIGKLIAVGGARNGEVLILKHQKNSKEYLYDTKTRVMKMFNIYNMRNSESFVTHKESLFSIKRIS